The genomic DNA AAACCAAGAGTGGCATAGTATCCCCAGTTGATCCTGATCATTGGCAAGTCTCAACCTCGGGCTTTGAGGACGACACTCCACCTACTACGTTCGGAGAGGTAAAAGCCCACTTTCGGGGGCTGCCAGGCGGAGATGAAGTAGCTGAACTGCTGGATTCGGTTAGTACGCCTGCCGACCAAAATTTTTTCCCGGCGTATAAGTTGATGGCTGTCAGGCAAGCCAACGACGCCAACACGGCTCTCCCGACAGGACTGTTGCGGGCTGGCGATGCTGTGTACCGGCCTGACCCTATCTTGGGGCATGGCATGGCAATCGCTACCACCGAAGCTATTATGCTTGGAGCAATCGTGGCTGGGCACGGTGACAACCTGGCTGCGATTACTTATGATAGTCGGCGATATGTGTCTAGGGCGGGCGCCGCGGCTCGCGAGGCGGCTGACTTCCTTACTAATCCTGACGGCGATGCGGACTATGAGACTGTAATGCGGCGGCTACACTTGGCCGATGTTAACCCGTTGGAATTGCTGGAGCAGTGAGTCACCCCGAAGGCAGGGCGGTAGCTTCGGAACTCTCTGACATTTAGTTGACAGTAACACAATAAGAATTAGTTACAAAAAGATACATTACTGCCTGAACAATCGTAAACGGTGAATAATTGACTCTTTGCCACCAAGCTGGCTTTCTCCCCACAGTCTGTGGCTGGTCAGGCGCACACGATGCTCTCCGGTTTCGCCCGTATAGTAGGTTACGTACCCTACCTTAAATAATTTATCTAATATGGTTCGCGTGGCTTCCTCGGAGCCGGGATCTGACTCCCATAGCTGTTCGATTTTGACGCCGCCCGTACCGGCAAGAGAGAATTTGCCAAGAATGTCGCGAATCTGACCTGTCTCTGCTTCTTCAAACAATGACTCGCGAGTTTCGCCCTGGGCGGCTTCGCGCAGCGCTACGTTTCCGACATAGCCAACCGTCTGTCGTAAGCTCTGTGGGCCTTGAGGTCGTATGCCCTCGAAGGTATAGAAATATTGTTGGCCAATCTCCGCCGCTTCATGCATAGTGCGGACATTGTCCTCTGTAGAATGAAAGCTGACTACGGCTACTTGGGCGCCATGGTATTTATCAAACCCCCTAAAAGCGGGGTTAGGGTCGGCATCGTCACCAAGTGCCTCGGGATCTCCCCGGCCAATGTACAGTAGGTGCCCAAACCGGATGCTCGAATTGGGAGGAGCATGTTGGTGGTAGATGGTAGAGGGAAGTCGTCGTGAATCTCTTTCGTAGCCGCTCGCTAGGCCCAGTACCACCTGAGTAGAGTTGTTTCCTTGCTGGTCGAACCTGGGCATGCTGGTTTTGAGTGCTACGGCTACCTGGTGTGCGGCCGAGTAGAAGTACGGCAAGGTCGGAGTTCTGGCGCGTCCTTCGCGTTCGTCAAACCACAGACGGAGGGTAATTAGCCCCACTTGCTGAGGCTCTCCATCGTGAATATCCGGTACTAAGTCAACGGCTACGTGGGTGGCAACAACAGTGATACCAACCTCATTCGAGACTTTAGATAAAGGCTCCCATAACTCAAGCGGATTGGGGTGTGGCTGCGGTAGCATTAGGTCGGCTTTGGCAAACTCGACTCGGCCAACCTCACGTTCCATATAAGGAGATAATAAGTCTTTCATAAGTGGCCGGTCAGCATATTACTAAATGTAGTGAAGTTATTTAGAGGGAATTTTCACAATATAAACGGTTAAGCTTGCGTACTATAGAGGCATGAGAATAAAACTTTTACTTATCGCGGTTATTTCAGCAATTTTAACGACAGTTGTTGCGCCAGCAGCACAGGCACTTCCGGCGACGGGGCCGTGGTATCAGCCCAAGGTGGGCGATCAAAGCCCTTTGGTCATGGCTCACCAGGCTGGTGAGGGTGAATATCCATCTAATAGCATGCTGGGCTTCACACAGGGCTACAATGCCGGTGCAGACGTTCTTGATACGGATATGCTTGCCACTAGCGACGGTGTACTGGTGCTTTATCACGACGAAACACTCGACTTCCGTAGCAACTGTACGGGGGCTATTAGCTCGTTGACTTATACCTACATTGCGCAAAATTGTAACATTGGATACGACTGGACGCAGGATGGGGGGGTTACCTTTCCGTACCGTACATCTACTGACCCTAACGCAACTAAGATCGTAAAAGCATCAGAGCTGCTAGATGCATTCCCAAGTGCCCGGATCGGTATAGAAATTAAGCAAACTACCACAGCTTCTGCTACTGCGCTCTGTACGCTCATTACGAGCAAGAGTGCTCAAGGTAGAGTGTTAGTCTCTAGCGGAGAAAACGGTGTACCACCAAACCAACACCCAAATATGAGCGCTTTCCGTACTGCTTGCCCCACGGTAGCAACTTCAGCCACAGGATA from Verrucomicrobiia bacterium includes the following:
- a CDS encoding glycerophosphodiester phosphodiesterase family protein encodes the protein MRIKLLLIAVISAILTTVVAPAAQALPATGPWYQPKVGDQSPLVMAHQAGEGEYPSNSMLGFTQGYNAGADVLDTDMLATSDGVLVLYHDETLDFRSNCTGAISSLTYTYIAQNCNIGYDWTQDGGVTFPYRTSTDPNATKIVKASELLDAFPSARIGIEIKQTTTASATALCTLITSKSAQGRVLVSSGENGVPPNQHPNMSAFRTACPTVATSATGYETIEFINYLGNNNFPGGYNPPFSSIQPPMVLASAAFVAKAHQYQLKVYPWTIDTPAQALPLKDAGVDGINTSYPQRILNWMASQPLKYCTDGGQTYQLTNPVTSHPCVWVMKAWLNEARVKYGQTGNPAWQLLPSTLTYDTQMRDMVTVWQYISNSQPGGLPVTGIANPASISHMNNACLGAEVQYSYNSAIC